GTTTGCATTGCACTTGAGTTTGTGTGCATCTCACTTCCTTCACTTAAGATCTACAAGGTTATATGTAAGTTCGTATGAATCTTTTAATTAGCCCTTGCCTTATAGAGAGCAAGAGCAAACTTTTAAATATCTGTTATTTAAATATCTGTTATATAGAACAAGAGCAATCTTTTACCTGAGACTTTTAAACATCCCTTATTAGAGAGCCTAGCTTACCGACTTCCAGCCCATGGCGGTTCTTGCTACTGGCACTTTCAATGGCGGCATCCAAGAGAGTAACCTTAAGCCCAAACTACGGCCGATAACCAGAGGCCAATGGTCGTTAGAAAAGCTGCGCACCAGGAACTCAATATTAGTCATGGTACTGTTTCTGTCTTTTTCTCGGCTGTGCAGATAAGCGTGGGTCAAGCTGGCCGAGCCAAGGTCAAGCATATCTTCGCTGGAGCCTTCATCGAGCAAGGCCTGCTTTATTACATCTAATAAACTAACTAAGTCCCGCAGGCCCAAGTTAAACCCTTGACCGGCTATGGGATGCAGAGTCTGCGCCGCATTACCGATAAACACAGTTCTGTGATAGATGGGTCTGGGCATATGTGACAGCAGCAAGGGGTAGGATAAACGCTCACCCACTTGGGTAAATCGCCCGGCGCGGAAACCAAAGGCTGCCTGCAACTCGGCTAAAAACTCATCTTTAGCAATAGACTGTAAGCGCTTGGCATCACTAGGGGTAAGCGCCCAAACCAGGGACACTCGCGGATTTCCCTTAAGCGGCGCCATAGGCAAGACGGCTAAGGGACCGGTATTGGTGAAACGCTCGAACGCCCAGTTTTCGTGGGGCTTATCTGTCTCGATATTAGCCACTAAGGCTACTTGCTCAAAATCCACCTGCTCCAAAGGGAGCCCGAAGGCTTGCCTAACTCTGGAATTCACGCCATCGGCGGCCACCAGCAGGGAAGTTTTGATCTGAGTGCCATCATTGAGTGTCAGCAGCTGACAATCGGTTTGGGCCTCAACATGAGCTAATGAACCTGGGCAATGCAACTGGATATCACTCTCTTGGAGCAAGTTAAACAGCACCTGACCGACCCGCTCTAACTCCACAACCTGACCTAAGTTCTGCAGATGAAAGTCTTCGGCGTTGAGCTCAGTCATGCCGAAATGGCCACGATCTGAAATATGTATGTTCTCTATGGGCGTCCCAAGATGGGCAAGCTTAGACCAGAGACCCAGGCGTTTTAGCTCGAAGATAGAACCGTGGGCGATGGCGATTGAGCGCGCATCAAATCCCGGATGTTCACTGCCGGGTTTATGGGCTTCAATAAGGGCTATTTTGAGAGGCCGGTTTAACTCTTGGCTCAATTTTTTAAGCCCCAGAGCTAAGGTAGCACCGGCCATCGCGCCGCCAACAATGGCAACATCGACCCGGCTTATTTCCTGGGGCTGCAGAGTATGGGGGCTTGTTGTATTGATGTTTTCTTCTATATCAGCTGTCATTGGTCTTCTCTAATTTGCCGCAACGTTTATATGGGCCGCGGCAAGTCTAGATACAATAATGAGATAGGGTTAGTTTAATGGAATACGTTGGCTTCTTTTTGATTTGGATCCGTCAAATCCGGACCAAATTCAGAATAGCAGAGCAGCGCAGCCATCTTGGCAAACTCCATCAATTCCATATAGGCCGACTCAGACTCTTCGTCTTCGGCCACATCGAACTCGACCTGGGCAATATCTGCCAGATCTTTGATGACTTCCTGTACGTCGGCAGAAGCCTTGTCTATTTTAGGCTGCACCATGGCAAGGCCCGTTAAGAAACTCTGTACCCATAATGACAGGGCCTCGACACGCTTAGTGAGAGGCTCTTCCTCTTCCGGCAACATGGGCGAGAAACCAAACTCGATATCCGAGACTCTGGTCAAGGTATCTTGATAAAGCTCTTCGATCAGAAGGTGGAGCTGTTCTGGCAAAGGCTGACCATCATTCATTAACTCAAGCAGAGGTTTAATCCAAGCATCTTTCGACAGCTCTACACCACCACAAATAATCCCCACCAGGGCACCATGAACTTCAACCGGTGTCTGGCCGATTTCGGCTGTATCTAAGGCTGCTAATAAATTATCTATACGTAGAGAAGGAGGGGTTGCCATAACTGTTTCCACAGGCTGAAAATACTCAGTCCATGCTAGCAGAAGTGAGACATACAGCCAAGAAAACCCGACACCAGTCTGCTCCAACTCAGATCCAACTAGAGTTATGGGGGAAAATAGCAACGAATTTAGTTGTAAGTAAATGAGGAATCGAGGAATC
This portion of the Shewanella violacea DSS12 genome encodes:
- the ubiH gene encoding 2-octaprenyl-6-methoxyphenyl hydroxylase; this translates as MTADIEENINTTSPHTLQPQEISRVDVAIVGGAMAGATLALGLKKLSQELNRPLKIALIEAHKPGSEHPGFDARSIAIAHGSIFELKRLGLWSKLAHLGTPIENIHISDRGHFGMTELNAEDFHLQNLGQVVELERVGQVLFNLLQESDIQLHCPGSLAHVEAQTDCQLLTLNDGTQIKTSLLVAADGVNSRVRQAFGLPLEQVDFEQVALVANIETDKPHENWAFERFTNTGPLAVLPMAPLKGNPRVSLVWALTPSDAKRLQSIAKDEFLAELQAAFGFRAGRFTQVGERLSYPLLLSHMPRPIYHRTVFIGNAAQTLHPIAGQGFNLGLRDLVSLLDVIKQALLDEGSSEDMLDLGSASLTHAYLHSREKDRNSTMTNIEFLVRSFSNDHWPLVIGRSLGLRLLSWMPPLKVPVARTAMGWKSVS
- a CDS encoding UPF0149 family protein translates to MATPPSLRIDNLLAALDTAEIGQTPVEVHGALVGIICGGVELSKDAWIKPLLELMNDGQPLPEQLHLLIEELYQDTLTRVSDIEFGFSPMLPEEEEPLTKRVEALSLWVQSFLTGLAMVQPKIDKASADVQEVIKDLADIAQVEFDVAEDEESESAYMELMEFAKMAALLCYSEFGPDLTDPNQKEANVFH